In Nymphaea colorata isolate Beijing-Zhang1983 chromosome 13, ASM883128v2, whole genome shotgun sequence, one DNA window encodes the following:
- the LOC116266695 gene encoding disease resistance protein Roq1-like: protein MPINDKDDGITKIRNRIGDMKVLVVLDDVDHKDQLDALVGSQSGWFSSESITIVTCRDESIFKGRQKVIYMVPELDPAQLLKRFSQHAFKQPEPKSDWRGELSKKVVSIAGGIPLCLQVFGSLFSDIKSIEGWESKLEQLKRDQNEEVHVRLKISYDSLDTKKQQIFLDIACFLIGWEDWMQVYPGELERWEERKQKKEYAMLMWEGSRLYPTDAIEELQRKFLISINDEHGTFEMHDQIRDMGRNIVQQEPVATRNMDELRILDTSCVRMEGSYQDLPKSLKFLRWWQCPLKSLPIIDFDVMNIVVLDLTEGIIEEFLGPNVTNSLFFHYLHPQEVNYSRTFSQLKVLILKNCKNLKSSPDFRLIPNATKFVFEGCTKLGRVHESIGDLQRLVRLNLGDCRSLKKIPDSICRLSSLEKLVLSGCWSLGELPEEIGRLTSLKVLQLGPGDMQRLPESVGLLTNLQELEAILCTDLKTIPDISNLQALRRLRLSGCSQLMDVTGLSKLRCLESLQLNGCNALRDMNDMMKEAKFEHCKYLSIPGQQIDYSRSKSTGGWAWLVTESFALPNVPRPGRTGVVVEGLVPRSYTVTQVKAERHDSSTIIFEEAESDEAQTEPEEVIRISRGGAFIPRKLEDDKGKAVIVRDGKGYRRIDVTFEAKSDFQGTRFRIDLYGLQP, encoded by the exons ATGCCAATAAACGACAAGGACGACGGCATCACCAAGATCAGAAACAGAATTGGAGACATGAAAGTGCTTGTAGTTCTTGACGATGTTGATCATAAAGACCAGCTCGATGCGCTGGTCGGCAGCCAGTCAGGTTGGTTCAGTAGCGAAAGCATAACCATTGTCACTTGTAGAGATGAAAGCATCTTTAAGGGACGACAGAAAGTCATCTATATGGTTCCGGAATTGGATCCTGCCCAACTGCTTAAACGTTTCAGTCAGCATGCATTTAAGCAACCCGAGCCAAAATCAGATTGGAGAGGTGAATTGTCGAAGAAAGTTGTGTCAATTGCTGGTGGGATACCTCTGTGCCTCCAAGTATTTGGGAGCCTCTTCTCTGACATTAAATCCATTGAAGGATGGGAGTCGAAGCTGGAGCAATTAAAACGGGATCAAAATGAAGAAGTCCATGTTAGGTTAAAAATAAGCTATGACAGCCTTGATACTAAAAAACAGCAGATATTCTTGGACATAGCATGTTTTCTTATCGGTTGGGAGGATTGGATGCAAGTTTACCCAGGGGAATTGGAGAGATGGGaagagaggaaacaaaagaaagaatacGCAATGCTCATGTGGGAAGGTTCCAGACTTTACCCAACTGATGCAATTGAAGAGTTGCAGCGTAAATTTCTAATCAGCATAAATGATGAGCATGGCACATTtgaaatgcatgatcaaatacGAGACATGGGAAGAAATATTGTCCAGCAGGAGCCGGTGGCAACCAG AAACATGGATGAGCTGAGAATACTTGATACAAGCTGCGTCAGGATGGAGGGCTCGTATCAGGATCTACCCAAATCGTTGAAGTTCCTGAGGTGGTGGCAGTGTCCATTGAAATCATTGCCGATCATCGACTTCGATGTTATGAACATTGTAGTGCTCGACCTGACAGAGGGCATCATAGAGGAGTTTCTAGGTCCAAATGTGACTAACTCGTTGTTTTTTCATTACCTCCACCCCCAAGAGGTGAACTACTCGCGGACATTCAGCCAATTGAAAGTGCTTATTCTCAAGAATTGCAAGAACCTCAAGAGCTCCCCCGATTTTAGGCTGATTCCAAACGCAACCAAATTTGTATTTGAAGGGTGCACCAAGCTTGGTCGAGTCCACGAATCGATCGGCGATCTCCAAAGGTTGGTGCGCTTGAACTTGGGAGACTGTCGTTCTCTAAAGAAAATACCTGATAGCATCTGTCGCCTAAGTTCTTTGGAGAAGCTCGTCCTCAGCGGGTGTTGGTCACTGGGAGAACTCCCAGAAGAGATTGGCAGGTTGACATCTTTAAAGGTGCTCCAATTAGGCCCAGGGGATATGCAAAGACTTCCGGAGTCTGTTGGCCTGTTGACAAACCTGCAGGAGTTGGAAGCCATCCTTTGCACGGATTTGAAGACCATCCCAGACATTTCAAATTTGCAAGCCCTGAGACGTTTACGTCTGAGCGGATGCTCACAGCTGATGGATGTTACTGGCCTTAGCAAACTGAGATGCCTAGAGTCCCTGCAACTCAACGGCTGTAATGCACTAAGGGACATGAATGACATGATGAAG GAGGCCAAATTCGAACATTGCAAATATCTCAGCATTCCTGGACAGCAGATTGATTATTCCCGCTCCAAATCCACAGGCGGATGGGCATGGTTGGTGACGGAATCTTTTGCTCTCCCCAATGTGCCCCGCCCAGGCAGGACTGGAGTTGTTGTTGAGGGCCTCGTGCCACGGTCTTATACAGTAACCCAGGTTAAGGCCGAGAGGCATGATAGTTCTACGATAATCTTTGAAGAGGCAGAAAGTGATGAGGCACAGACTGAACCGGAAGAGGTGATACGGATCTCCCGTGGTGGAGCTTTCATCCCTCGGAAGTTGGAGGATGATAAAGGGAAAGCAGTCATTGTAAGAGATGGGAAAGGATACCGAAGGATCGACGTCACGTTCGAGGCGAAAAGCGACTTTCAAGGTACTCGTTTCCGTATCGACTTGTACGGGCTACAACCCTGA